From Paenibacillus physcomitrellae, the proteins below share one genomic window:
- a CDS encoding response regulator, whose protein sequence is MANRILIVDDAAFMRMMIRDILTKNGFEVVGEAQDGSQAIEKYKELRPDLITMDITMPEMDGIAALKEIKKIDASAKVIMCSAMGQQAMVIDAIQAGAKDFIVKPFQSDRVIEAINKTLGA, encoded by the coding sequence ATGGCAAACCGAATTTTGATTGTAGACGATGCAGCATTTATGAGAATGATGATCCGCGACATTTTGACTAAAAACGGCTTTGAGGTAGTAGGCGAAGCACAGGACGGATCTCAGGCGATTGAGAAATATAAAGAACTGCGTCCCGATTTGATTACGATGGACATCACGATGCCTGAAATGGACGGCATTGCAGCACTGAAAGAAATTAAGAAAATCGACGCTTCTGCAAAAGTCATCATGTGTTCCGCGATGGGACAGCAGGCTATGGTTATCGATGCGATTCAAGCAGGAGCAAAAGACTTTATCGTCAAACCTTTCCAATCTGACCGGGTTATTGAAGCGATCAATAAAACATTGGGCGCTTAG
- a CDS encoding flagellar biosynthetic protein FliO, which translates to MFIGLAASSTDGMPGYSNPIGNVFTVIAVLAVIIVLIVLLIRFLGNRNVAMSKSRSIRTLGAVGLGPNKSVQVLEIGGRIYVVGVGEDVTVLDKILDPAEAALLVQSFEEASPDFANWTSAVSSFAARFRKEEPPVEEEIDEAAFHEVFESKLRKLPNRKQQVKDILQEDQSTDRLRDS; encoded by the coding sequence ATGTTTATAGGATTAGCAGCATCGTCAACTGACGGGATGCCCGGTTATTCCAACCCAATAGGCAATGTATTTACGGTCATTGCAGTTTTGGCCGTTATTATTGTCCTCATCGTGTTACTGATCCGTTTTCTAGGAAACAGAAATGTAGCCATGTCCAAAAGTCGTTCCATCCGAACGCTGGGTGCGGTAGGACTTGGTCCGAATAAATCGGTTCAGGTGCTGGAAATCGGTGGTCGTATTTATGTCGTGGGTGTAGGGGAAGACGTAACGGTGCTCGATAAAATTCTGGATCCAGCAGAAGCTGCTCTGCTCGTTCAGAGTTTTGAAGAAGCAAGTCCTGATTTCGCCAATTGGACTTCTGCCGTTTCTTCTTTCGCTGCCCGCTTTCGGAAAGAAGAGCCTCCTGTGGAGGAAGAGATAGACGAAGCTGCTTTTCACGAGGTGTTTGAGTCAAAGCTGAGAAAGCTGCCGAATCGTAAACAGCAGGTGAAGGATATCCTGCAGGAGGATCAATCTACAGATCGGTTGAGGGACTCATGA